The proteins below are encoded in one region of Acanthochromis polyacanthus isolate Apoly-LR-REF ecotype Palm Island chromosome 4, KAUST_Apoly_ChrSc, whole genome shotgun sequence:
- the htr2b gene encoding 5-hydroxytryptamine receptor 2B — MSQPVVAQPVANSSHEGEVPEIQLKWAALLFVMVIIPTIGGNILVILAVSLERKLQNATNYFLMSLAVADLLVGVLVMPTALITVLYKSRWPLPEFLCPIWLFLDVLFSTASIMHLCAISLDRYIAIKKPIQHSQYKSRAKALVKIALVWLISICIAIPIPIKGLKDYHLPNNITFNSNHTCLLKTDTFREFIMFGSLAAFFIPLTIMMVIYLLTVQVLRKKVYLLRSKVTQRFSCSTVSTAFQNEQTMTSPQTEQVNILDSRLARIQEKTNAGTTNAPTGEEISFRRMSTMGKKSMQTLSNEQRASKVLGIVFLLFVVMWCPFFITNITSVLCTSCDASVISRLMEIFVWVGYVSSGINPLVYTLFNKTFREAFTRYITCNYKSCSSNGSGRLPKASNTDWTLSRMSFKSSMTENSKLFMKHGMKNGIGSVSYQSPLRSRHAPVQTSTGVLLDTILLTENDDGKQQEHVSCV, encoded by the exons ATGTCTCAGCCAGTCGTGGCACAACCTGTGGCTAACAGCTCACATGAGGGTGAAGTGCCGGAGATTCAGCTGAAATGGGCTGCCCTGCTCTTCGTCATGGTCATCATCCCCACTATTGGAGGAAACATCCTGGTCATTCTTGCTGTGTCGCTTGAAAGAAAGCTGCAGAATGCCACCAACTACTTCCTGATGTCACTCGCTGTAGCTGATCTGCTGGTGGGAGTCCTGGTGATGCCCACTGCGCTCATCACTGTTCTCTATA AGTCTCGATGGCCTCTTCCGGAGTTCCTCTGTCCAATTTGGCTCTTCCTCGATGTGCTGTTTTCTACTGCATCCATCATGCACCTCTGTGCCATTTCACTGGATCGGTACATTGCCATCAAGAAGCCAATCCAACACAGCCAGTACAAATCCAGAGCCAAAGCACTGGTCAAGATTGCACTGGTGTGGCTCATATCCATTT GTATTGCAATCCCGATTCCAATAAAGGGGCTTAAGGACTACCATCTTCCCAACAACATCACCTTCAACAGCAACCACACATGCCTGCTGAAAACAGACACCTTCAGGGAGTTTATCATGTTCGGCTCCCTGGCAGCATTCTTCATCCCTTTGACTATCATGATGGTCATCTACCTACTAACTGTCCAGGTGTTGCGCAAAAAGGTTTATTTGCTCAGGTCAAAGGTGACTCAGCGCTTTAGCTGCTCGACAGTCTCCACGGCGTTTCAAAACGAACAGACCATGACTTCACCTCAAACTGAGCAAGTGAACATACTGGACAGTAGACTTGCCAGGatccaagaaaaaacaaatgcaggCACAACGAACGCTCCAACAGGAGAAGAAATTTCTTTTCGCAGAATGTCAACAATGGGCAAGAAGTCGATGCAGACTCTGAGCAATGAGCAACGTGCCTCAAAGGTGCTAGGTATAGTCTTCCTCCTGTTTGTAGTCATGTGGTGCCCTTTCTTCATTACAAACATCACCTCTGTGCTATGCACCAGTTGTGATGCTAGTGTAATTTCCCGCCTCATGGAGATCTTTGTGTGGGTGGGTTATGTGTCATCAGGTATCAACCCGTTGGTCTACACGCTATTCAACAAAACTTTCAGGGAGGCGTTTACACGTTACATCACCTGTAACTACAAAAGCTGTTCGAGTAATGGGTCAGGACGACTTCCAAAGGCATCAAACACAGACTGGACCCTTTCAAGGATGTCATTCAAATCTTCCATGACAGAGAACTCTAAATTGTTTATGAAGCACGGAATGAAGAATGGCATCGGATCAGTGAGCTACCAAAGTCCACTGAGGAGTCGACATGCACCTGTACAGACATCCACTGGTGTTTTGTTAGACACAATACTTCTGACTGAAAACGATGACGGTAAGCAGCAGGAGCATGTCAGCTGCGTATAG